A region from the Toxotes jaculatrix isolate fToxJac2 chromosome 2, fToxJac2.pri, whole genome shotgun sequence genome encodes:
- the bpifcl gene encoding lipopolysaccharide-binding protein, with protein sequence MLLYAIVVLMLPSLTCGKNPAIQVILNDKGLQYGKHAGTDWIQRNLKKVTLPEIGGSILGIDYTLSGIKIAKCDLPEPSVKLYPGATGVKTSMSGLSVALTGDWTTHLGIIHDGGTFDMAMFSVNVISVVELGKDTNGHLSVSSVSCDAQVGDVDIEFHGGASWLFQPFVDFFKGHISSIIQSNICPNVENMISNLEHHLQAMNVSIDVDQALTLDLSLTGLPIIDVSSLNLGLKGEFYSIKTHAEPPFEAQPFKLSEQQGYMLSLGLSEFTLNSASYGYYSAGIFKVLINDSMIPPFSPVHLNTSSMGRFIPQLPQMFPGLLMELQVYAREVPMFSIQPAAVRLGFQGAIKAFAIQRNGTKTPLFKLNADSKFSSKVWISNGKLTGSASMDNFTLTLVASEIGTFKTDSLEKIVKLGIKTVGLEKLNEKLKKGVDLPRMKHAQLVNSVLKVGVGFIALFSDAKVLLSDRGSNQQTNGPV encoded by the exons ATGCTTCTATACGCGATAGTCGTGCTCATGCTCCCTTCTTTAACCTGTGGAAAAAATCCCGCCATACAAGTCATTCTGAATGACAAAGGACTTCAGTACG GAAAGCATGCAGGTACTGACTGGATTCAGAGGAACTTGAAGAAGGTGACTTTACCTGAAATCGGTGGCAGCATCTTGGGCATAGACTACACACTATCAGG CATTAAAATAGCAAAGTGTGACCTTCCAGAGCCGTCTGTTAAGTTGTATCCAGGCGCCACAGGAGTCAAGACATCCATGTCAGGCCTCAGTGTTGCACTAACTGGTGACTGGACGACACACCTTGGCATAAT acatGACGGGGGAACATTTGACATGGCTATGTTTAGTGTGAATGTCATCTCTGTAGTGGAGCTGGGGAAAGATACCAATGggcatctgtctgtctccagtgtCAGCTGTGATGCTCAGGTTGGAGATGTGGACATAGAGTTCCATGGTGGAGCCAg TTGGTTGTTCCAGCCTTTTGTGGACTTCTTCAAGGGGCATATCAGCAGTATAATACAGTCcaat ATTTGCCCTAATGTGGAAAATATGATTTCAAACTTGGAGCACCACCTACAGGCCATGAACG TTTCCATTGATGTGGATCAAGCTCTTACTCTTGACCTCTCCCTCACCGGCTTACCCATCATTGATGTTTCAAGTCTGAATCTGGGTCTCAAG GGAGAGTTCTACAGCATTAAAACTCATGCTGAACCTCCATTTGAGGCCCAACCTTTCAAACTGAGTGAGCAGCAAGGCTACATGTTGTCACTGGGTCTGTCTGAATTCACTTTGAACTCTGCGTCGTACGGATACTACTCAGCTGGAATATTTAAGGTCCTCATCAATGACAGCATG ATACCTCCGTTCTCTCCTGTGCACCTGAACACCAGCTCAATGGGACGCTTCATTCCTCAG cttcCCCAGATGTTTCCAGGTCTGCTGATGGAGCTGCAGGTTTATGCCAGAGAGGTCCCAATGTTTTCCATCCAGcctgctgctgttagactgGGCTTCCAGGGCGCCATCAAGGCCTTTGCCATCCAGCGAAATGGCACCAAGACCCCACTGTTCAAACTCAATGCC gatTCAAAATTCAGCAGTAAAGTGTGGATTTCTAATGGAAAATTGACCGGCTCTGCTTCAATGGACAA TTTTACACTGACGCTGGTGGCAAGTGAAATAGGAACCTTTAAG ACTGATTCTTTGGAAAAAATTGTGAAGTTGGGAATTAAGACGGTAGGCTTGGAGAAACTGAATG agaaactgaaaaaaggtGTTGATTTACCCAGAATGAAACACGCACAGCTGGTCAACTCAGTTCTGAAAGTTGGAGTG GGATTTATAGCCCTCTTTTCAGATGCTAAGGTGTTGCTAAGCGACAGAGGCTCCAACCAACAGACAAACGGGCCCGTGTAA
- the LOC121196255 gene encoding vesicular inhibitory amino acid transporter-like, with translation MAHLIRHKLTNKLTNAAHTVSNKSQAKVSGVFARLGFQAATDEEGLGFAECDDLDYDYRQGMQMDVLQGDEDEGGHMEGEGELEGDSHYQRDGTGPRPSSLKTGGSLDEDKPKITSWEAGWNVTNAIQGMFVLGLPYAILHGGYLGLFLIIFAAVVCCYTGKILIACLYEENEDGIKVRVRDSYVDIANACCAPRFPALGGHVVNVAQIIELVMTCILYVVVSGNLMYNSFPGFPVSQKAWSVVATAALLPCAFLKNLKAVSKFSFLCTVAHFVINVLVIAYCLSRAREWAWEKVKFYIDVKKFPISIGIIVFSYTSQIFLPSLEGNMQKPNEFHCMMEWTHIAACVLKGLFALVAYLTWADATKEVITDNLPSTIRAVVNIFLVAKALLSYPLPFFAAVEVLEKSLFQDGGRAFFPDCYGPGGQLKSWGLGLRIALVVFTLLMAVFVPHFALLMGLTGSLTGAGLCFLLPSLFHLKLQWRNLLWHHVFFDVAIFVIGGICAISGLIHSIEGLIEAFKYDIHD, from the exons ATGGCTCACCTAATCCGACACAAGCTCACCAACAAGCTGACCAATGCGGCCCACACGGTGTCCAACAAATCTCAGGCCAAGGTCAGCGGGGTGTTCGCCCGGCTGGGCTTCCAGGCCGCGACGGACGAGGAGGGTTTGGGTTTCGCCGAGTGCGACGATTTGGATTATGACTACAGGCAAGGGATGCAAATGGATGTCCTCCAGGGAGACGAAGACGAAGGGGGGCacatggagggagagggggagttGGAGGGAGACAGCCACTACCAGAGAGACGGCACCGGCCCCAGGCCTTCGTCCCTGAAGACCGGAGGCTCGCTGGATGAGGATAAACCAAAAATCACGTCATGGGAAGCTGGATGGAACGTGACCAATGCCATTCAG GGCATGTTCGTCCTCGGCCTGCCGTACGCCATCCTCCACGGCGGCTACCTCGGTCTCTTCCTCATTATCTTTGCGGCTGTGGTGTGCTGCTACACGGGCAAAATCCTCATCGCGTGTCTGTACGAGGAGAACGAGGACGGCATAAAAGTGCGCGTGAGGGACTCCTACGTGGACATCGCCAATGCCTGCTGCGCGCCCCGCTTCCCAGCGCTGGGTGGGCACGTGGTGAACGTGGCTCAGATTATCGAGCTGGTCATGACCTGCATTCTTTACGTTGTGGTCAGCGGCAACCTGATGTACAACAGTTTCCCGGGGTTTCCCGTCTCCCAGAAAGCCTGGTCTGTGGTGGCCACGGCCGCGCTCCTGCCGTGCGCGTTCCTGAAGAACCTCAAGGCCGTGTCCAagttcagcttcctctgcaCTGTGGCGCACTTCGTTATCAACGTCCTTGTGATTGCCTACTGTCTCTCCAGGGCGCGCGAGTGGGCCTGGGAGAAGGTCAAGTTTTATATCGACGTGAAGAAATTCCCCATTTCCATTGGTATCATCGTGTTCAGCTACACCTCCCAGATCTTCCTGCCCTCCCTGGAGGGAAACATGCAGAAGCCCAACGAGTTCCACTGCATGATGGAGTGGACTCACATCGCCGCCTGCGTCCTCAAGGGCCTCTTTGCCCTGGTGGCCTACTTGACATGGGCAGACGCCACCAAAGAGGTCATCACGGATAACCTCCCTTCGACCATCCGGGCTGTGGTGAACATCTTCCTCGTCGCCAAGGCGCTGTTATCTTATCCGCTGCCGTTCTTTGCTGCAGTTGAGGTTCTGGAGAAATCCTTGTTCCAGGACGGCGGGAGAGCCTTCTTTCCTGACTGTTACGGCCCCGGTGGGCAGTTGAAATCATGGGGTCTGGGCCTTCGGATTGCCCTGGTAGTCTTCACCTTGCTTATGGCGGTCTTTGTCCCCCATTTCGCGCTACTGATGGGCTTAACTGGGAGCCTTACCGGCGCTGGCCTGTGCTTCCTCTTGCCAAGCCTCTTCCACCTGAAGCTCCAGTGGAGGAATCTCCTGTGGCACCACGTCTTCTTCGACGTTGCCATTTTTGTTATTGGAGGCATATGCGCCATATCTGGCCTCATTCACTCGATTGAAGGGCTTATAGAGGCGTTCAAGTACGATATCCACGACTGA